The Asticcacaulis excentricus CB 48 genomic sequence GTATTTTTATTTTATCCTTATCAAATCTTTATTTGAGAAATACCCAAAGGGACAATCCCCGAAGGTTCCATCGATATGACCACCGCAGAACTGAGCCCGCCGTTGCCCGCAACCCTCTTTGCAGCGCAGGGATTCGCCGTTAAACAGGCGGCATGATCCTGCTGCTGTCCCCTGCCAAATCCTTAGACGAAACGCCGGTTTCGCCGCCCCTACCCGCAAGCGAGCCGCGCTTTACCGGTGAGACGCAAAGCCTGCTCAAGGTGATGAAGGGTAAAAAGCCCGCTGACCTTCAGCGGTTGATGGATATTTCGGCCAAGCTGGGGGAACTGAACCATCAGCGCTACAAAGCGTTTGCCGATCAGCCCGCCCTGCCCGCCGCCCTGATGTTCGATGGCGACGTCTATACGGGTCTAAAGGCGCGTGAACTGGATGCCGAGGGGCTGGCCTTTGCGCAGGACCATGTGCGCATCCTGTCGGGGCTCTATGGACTGCTGCGCCCGCTCGACCTGATCCGGCCCTACAGGCTGGAAATGGGCACCGGTCTGGAAACGACCAAGGGCAGCACCCTCTATGCCTTCTGGGGCGACCGCATCGCCAAAGAAATCGACGCGGATGCCAAAGCCACGGGCAGCGACACGGTGCTCAATCTGGCCAGTCAAGAATATGCTCGTGCCGCCCTGACCAAGGCCTTGAAGCTAAAGGTCATTGAGGTGAAGTTCCTGGAGATCAAGGGCGATAAGACCTCGATGATTTCCTTCTTTGCCAAGAAGGCGCGCGGCCTGATGGCGCGCTACGTCATCGACCACCGCATCACCGATCCGCAAGCGGCCAGGGCCTTCGACTCCGAGGGCTATCGTTTTGTGCCGGAACAGTCGTCAGAGACGGTGTGGACCTTTTCGCGTAAGCACGCCGACGTCTAACCTACAAACCCCGCGGCGCGTTTCAGGCGGTCATTGATCGCCTCACCCAGACCATCCGACGGGATCGGCGCGACGCAGATACGGGCGGGCTTATGGGCATCGGCTTCGCGCAGATAAGCGAACAGGTTGGCGGCGGCCTCCGACAGGCGGCCCATCGGGCTGAGGTTGAGGATTATCCCCGCGAAATCCACCGCCTTATCCACCGGTCCGAAGGCCAGATACACACAGTCGGCGGGCGGATTTTCCACATTAATATTCACAGGCGCGTCTGGCGCATAATGCAGGCTGAGACGGCCCGGTGAGCGGTGCCCTTCGGTGGCATCATCGGCCAGCGGCCCGACCACGGCCTCGACCTCGGCCCGCGTCACGGCACCGGGGCGCAGGTAACGCACCTCCCCCAGCAGGCTGACGACCGAGGATTCCAGCCCGACCTGACAATCACCGCCATCGACCGACGCCCCGACAAAGCCCCCGGTTTCGCTGAGCGCATCAGCAAAGCGCGTCGGGCTGGGGCGGCCAGAGCGGTTGGCCGAAGGGGCCACCACACCGCCTGCAAAGCCTTCGAGAATGGCGCGCGCCAGCGGATGCGACGGCACGCGGATCGCCACGCTGTCGAGCCCGGCGCGCGCCAGATCACAGACCTTTTGCGTGTCGCGCACCGGCACCACCAGCGTCAGCGGCCCCGGCCAGAAGGCCTGAGCCAGATCCCGCGCGCGATCGTCAAACACGCCAATGGCTTCGGCCGCCTCCAGCGACGCCACATGCACGATCAGCGGATTAAACCTGGGCCGGCCCTTGGCTTCGAACACCTTCGCTACTGCCGTGGGATCATCGGCACGCGCCCCCAGCCCATAGACCGTCTCGGTCGGCAGGTGGATCAGTTCGCCGCGTCCCAGCGCGGCAATGGCATCAGCAACAGTTGACATAACTACATTTCTCCCCCCGTGCCGCAGGCATGGGGAGGTG encodes the following:
- a CDS encoding L-threonylcarbamoyladenylate synthase; the protein is MSTVADAIAALGRGELIHLPTETVYGLGARADDPTAVAKVFEAKGRPRFNPLIVHVASLEAAEAIGVFDDRARDLAQAFWPGPLTLVVPVRDTQKVCDLARAGLDSVAIRVPSHPLARAILEGFAGGVVAPSANRSGRPSPTRFADALSETGGFVGASVDGGDCQVGLESSVVSLLGEVRYLRPGAVTRAEVEAVVGPLADDATEGHRSPGRLSLHYAPDAPVNINVENPPADCVYLAFGPVDKAVDFAGIILNLSPMGRLSEAAANLFAYLREADAHKPARICVAPIPSDGLGEAINDRLKRAAGFVG
- the yaaA gene encoding peroxide stress protein YaaA, producing MILLLSPAKSLDETPVSPPLPASEPRFTGETQSLLKVMKGKKPADLQRLMDISAKLGELNHQRYKAFADQPALPAALMFDGDVYTGLKARELDAEGLAFAQDHVRILSGLYGLLRPLDLIRPYRLEMGTGLETTKGSTLYAFWGDRIAKEIDADAKATGSDTVLNLASQEYARAALTKALKLKVIEVKFLEIKGDKTSMISFFAKKARGLMARYVIDHRITDPQAARAFDSEGYRFVPEQSSETVWTFSRKHADV